One segment of Marinobacter sediminum DNA contains the following:
- a CDS encoding DUF1302 domain-containing protein, giving the protein MTRKTHQWQRWTKLPLVMAVAAGMSGQAAAYSFYMGDVEAQFNTTLSAGIGWRVSDRDKRLIAQGNLGPEYAPGGTLENIGSSTNNYDDGNLNFAKNDVYSKIVKGNSELFLNYNVDSSYLTRVGGLLRGRYWYDFELKDGDRAVDYVGQQRELNDEAKGNASGGEILDAYVFSDWYFGNVPVSLRYGKQVLSWGESTFIQGGINVINPVDVPAFRAPGSELKDALLPVEMFYMSAGITENVTVETFVQADWEPVRPDDCGTFFSTNDFAADGCGPVLLAGQLPDSQAYAQGFIAPRIGDKEADSKDQFGVALRWYVPELNDSELGFYYIKYNSRLPYVSGLVNNPSSPDATQVNDPSLPYSAFPSYFIEYPENINLYGISINTTTPGGWSLGAEYSFRDNVPLQWNAFELIYGGLQQRSPAGDILSKLEAQRLEETGGANLAGKPVAGYDRFNVSQAQFTLIKFFDQVMGASRLSFITEFGATYIHDLPEYDEARYGRSGTFGIGTIPLDSLGGADICANGGNINVNYCNNEGFTTDFSWGYRARFVWDYPNVVAGINLKPQLAWSHDVQGYSPQPGGAFNEGSKAIGLSLQAVYQNRITGDIGYTNFFGGKPYNELTDRDFVSASVSYSF; this is encoded by the coding sequence ATGACAAGAAAAACACATCAATGGCAGCGTTGGACCAAATTGCCGCTAGTTATGGCAGTTGCCGCCGGGATGTCTGGTCAGGCAGCCGCCTATTCGTTTTATATGGGGGATGTAGAAGCCCAATTTAACACCACGTTGTCCGCCGGTATCGGTTGGCGTGTCTCAGACCGCGACAAGCGGTTAATTGCCCAGGGCAATCTGGGGCCCGAGTATGCTCCGGGTGGCACACTCGAAAACATCGGTTCCTCCACAAACAACTACGATGATGGCAACCTCAACTTTGCCAAGAATGACGTCTACTCGAAGATCGTCAAAGGCAACAGTGAGCTGTTCCTGAACTACAACGTCGACAGTTCATATCTCACCCGCGTTGGTGGTCTGCTTCGTGGCCGTTACTGGTACGACTTCGAACTCAAGGACGGGGACAGGGCGGTCGATTACGTAGGACAGCAGCGTGAGCTGAACGATGAGGCAAAAGGTAATGCCTCCGGCGGCGAAATTCTTGATGCGTATGTGTTTTCCGATTGGTACTTCGGCAATGTCCCGGTAAGTCTCCGGTATGGTAAGCAGGTGTTGAGCTGGGGTGAAAGTACGTTCATTCAGGGTGGCATCAACGTTATCAACCCGGTCGACGTTCCGGCATTCCGCGCTCCCGGTTCAGAACTGAAAGACGCCTTGCTGCCGGTGGAAATGTTCTACATGTCAGCGGGCATCACAGAGAACGTCACGGTCGAAACCTTCGTTCAGGCCGATTGGGAACCCGTTCGTCCGGACGATTGCGGTACGTTTTTCTCAACCAATGACTTTGCCGCTGATGGATGTGGCCCGGTTCTACTCGCAGGGCAGCTCCCCGATTCCCAGGCTTACGCCCAGGGATTTATCGCTCCCAGAATCGGCGACAAAGAGGCTGATTCCAAAGATCAGTTCGGTGTAGCGTTGCGTTGGTATGTTCCAGAGCTCAACGATTCAGAGCTCGGCTTTTATTACATCAAGTATAACAGCCGCCTGCCATACGTCAGTGGTCTGGTAAATAACCCGTCAAGCCCGGATGCGACGCAGGTGAATGATCCTTCACTGCCATATTCGGCATTCCCGAGTTACTTTATTGAGTACCCTGAGAACATTAACCTTTACGGTATCAGTATCAACACAACCACGCCGGGTGGCTGGTCGCTGGGGGCGGAATACAGCTTCCGGGACAATGTGCCTTTGCAGTGGAATGCCTTTGAATTGATTTATGGCGGCCTGCAGCAGCGTAGTCCGGCGGGAGATATCCTGAGTAAGCTGGAAGCCCAGCGTCTTGAGGAAACTGGCGGTGCGAATCTGGCTGGAAAGCCCGTTGCCGGGTACGACCGTTTCAATGTGTCCCAGGCTCAGTTCACATTGATCAAGTTCTTTGATCAGGTGATGGGTGCCAGCCGCCTGTCGTTCATTACAGAATTTGGTGCAACCTACATTCACGATCTTCCGGAATACGATGAGGCGCGTTACGGCCGTTCCGGCACCTTCGGTATCGGGACAATCCCCTTGGACAGTCTCGGAGGCGCTGATATCTGTGCCAATGGCGGAAACATCAACGTCAACTACTGTAATAACGAGGGCTTTACCACAGACTTTTCCTGGGGTTACCGTGCCCGCTTTGTTTGGGATTATCCGAACGTTGTGGCTGGCATAAACCTGAAACCTCAGCTTGCCTGGAGCCACGATGTCCAGGGTTATAGTCCGCAGCCGGGTGGGGCGTTCAACGAAGGTAGCAAGGCCATTGGTCTCTCCCTTCAGGCGGTTTACCAGAACAGGATTACCGGTGACATCGGTTATACAAACTTTTTCGGCGGCAAACCGTATAACGAGTTGACTGACCGTGATTTTGTGAGTGCCAGTGTTTCCTACTCATTCTGA
- a CDS encoding DUF1329 domain-containing protein has protein sequence MKLNKKLLSTGVLAASLFAGQAYGAVSAAEASKLGDSLTPMGAEKAGNGGEIPAWTGGLTTPPADYKGDGIYVNPFPDEKPKFTIDQSNVGQYEDKLSRGQVAMIKKYDDYFMPVYESHRSAAYPKDVMDETVANATSVELIKDGNGLGNYQTATPFPVPQNGLEAIWNHITRYRGGSVQRNVGQVTPTADGSFSVVKFQDELTWRTYLEDYKPGEDPNVLFYFKQAITGPARLAGNVLLVHETIDQVAEPRRAWVYNAGQRRVRRAPQVAYDGPGTASDGMRTSDNFDMFNGAPDRYNWELVGKKEMYIPYNSYKLVDRSLDYDQIVKAGHINQDLTRYELHRVWHVRATLKEGERHIYAQRDFYIDEDTWQASVIDHYDGRGELWRVAEAHSMQFYDQVVPWYAIETLYDLLSGRYLALGLTNEENDPYQFGVERRSRDYTPAALRRSGTR, from the coding sequence ATGAAACTGAACAAGAAACTACTGTCCACAGGCGTACTGGCTGCAAGTCTCTTTGCGGGCCAGGCCTATGGTGCGGTTTCTGCAGCGGAAGCCTCCAAGCTGGGAGACTCGCTGACCCCGATGGGTGCTGAGAAGGCCGGAAATGGCGGTGAAATTCCAGCGTGGACTGGTGGTCTGACGACACCTCCTGCCGACTACAAGGGGGACGGTATATACGTGAATCCGTTCCCGGATGAAAAGCCGAAGTTCACCATCGATCAGAGCAACGTTGGGCAGTACGAGGACAAGCTGTCCCGGGGCCAGGTTGCGATGATCAAGAAGTATGATGATTACTTCATGCCGGTCTACGAGAGTCACCGTAGCGCTGCTTATCCGAAAGATGTGATGGATGAGACCGTAGCGAACGCCACATCGGTCGAATTGATCAAAGATGGTAACGGGCTTGGCAATTACCAAACGGCTACACCGTTCCCGGTTCCCCAGAATGGCCTTGAGGCAATCTGGAATCACATTACCCGTTATCGCGGTGGCTCGGTTCAGCGAAACGTTGGACAGGTTACTCCCACGGCTGACGGTTCTTTCTCCGTGGTTAAATTCCAGGACGAGCTGACCTGGAGGACGTACCTTGAGGACTACAAGCCAGGGGAAGATCCCAACGTTCTGTTCTACTTCAAGCAGGCAATCACTGGGCCGGCTCGTCTTGCAGGTAACGTACTGCTTGTTCACGAAACCATTGACCAGGTTGCCGAGCCTCGTCGTGCATGGGTATACAACGCCGGTCAGCGTCGCGTTCGCCGTGCGCCTCAGGTTGCCTATGATGGTCCGGGTACCGCGTCTGACGGTATGCGTACGTCCGACAACTTCGACATGTTCAACGGTGCGCCGGATCGTTACAACTGGGAGCTCGTAGGCAAGAAGGAAATGTACATTCCATACAATTCCTACAAGCTGGTGGATCGGAGCCTGGATTATGACCAGATCGTTAAGGCCGGTCATATCAATCAGGATCTGACCCGCTATGAACTGCACCGTGTATGGCACGTGCGCGCCACACTGAAAGAAGGTGAGCGCCACATCTATGCTCAGCGTGATTTCTACATTGATGAAGACACGTGGCAGGCGTCCGTTATTGACCATTATGACGGCCGTGGTGAGCTCTGGCGTGTGGCTGAAGCCCACTCGATGCAGTTCTACGATCAGGTTGTACCCTGGTACGCGATCGAAACGCTGTATGATCTGCTGTCCGGCCGTTATCTGGCACTGGGTCTGACCAACGAAGAAAACGATCCGTATCAATTTGGTGTTGAGCGTCGGTCCCGGGATTACACGCCGGCTGCGCTTCGCCGTTCGGGTACCCGTTGA
- a CDS encoding thiolase family protein, whose product MSNDNVVIVSGVRTPMGGFQGSLAGVAAPELGAITIAEAVKRAGLKSDDIQEVIMGNVLPAGLKQGPARQAMRKAGLPDSTGATTINKLCGSGMKAAMFAHDLIKAGSNDIMIAGGMESMSNAPYLLLNARKGYRMGPGDAAQDHMFLDGLEDAETGRLMGAFAQEMADKKGYTREEMDDYAISSLKRAQRAIQEGLLKDEIIPVTVKNRKGEVVVEDDEQPLNANLEKIRGLRPAFSKDGTVTAANASSISDGASALVLMRESEAEKRGLKPLARVVGHSAQSQHPSEFTCAPVGAIETLFGKTGWSKEDVDLFEINEAFAMVAMMPIRELGLDPEKVNIHGGACAQGHPVGSTGSRLLVTLMYALQRYGKKKGIAALCIGGGEATAMAIEML is encoded by the coding sequence ATGAGCAACGATAATGTAGTGATTGTCAGCGGTGTCCGCACTCCGATGGGCGGATTCCAGGGCAGCCTGGCGGGTGTTGCTGCACCTGAGCTCGGCGCCATTACCATCGCCGAGGCGGTAAAACGTGCGGGACTGAAATCGGACGATATTCAGGAAGTCATCATGGGCAACGTTCTGCCTGCCGGGCTGAAACAGGGGCCGGCTCGTCAGGCCATGCGCAAAGCCGGTTTGCCAGACAGCACGGGCGCAACCACCATCAACAAGCTTTGTGGTTCCGGCATGAAAGCCGCCATGTTTGCCCACGATCTGATCAAGGCCGGTAGCAACGACATCATGATCGCTGGTGGTATGGAAAGCATGTCCAACGCGCCCTACCTGTTGCTTAATGCCCGTAAAGGCTATCGCATGGGGCCTGGTGACGCAGCTCAGGACCATATGTTTCTGGACGGGCTGGAAGATGCGGAAACCGGTCGCCTGATGGGTGCGTTTGCCCAGGAAATGGCTGACAAAAAAGGCTATACCCGCGAAGAGATGGATGATTACGCCATCAGCTCACTGAAGCGCGCCCAGCGTGCTATTCAGGAAGGCCTGTTGAAAGATGAGATCATTCCGGTAACCGTGAAAAACCGGAAGGGTGAGGTTGTCGTCGAGGATGACGAGCAGCCGCTCAATGCCAACCTGGAAAAAATCCGCGGTTTGCGCCCGGCTTTCAGCAAGGACGGCACCGTAACCGCTGCCAATGCATCGTCCATCTCCGACGGTGCTTCTGCACTGGTCCTGATGCGCGAGTCAGAAGCCGAGAAGCGGGGTCTCAAGCCCCTGGCGCGGGTTGTCGGCCACAGTGCCCAATCCCAGCACCCGTCAGAGTTCACTTGTGCTCCGGTAGGCGCGATTGAAACCCTGTTCGGGAAAACCGGCTGGAGCAAGGAAGACGTTGACCTTTTCGAAATCAACGAAGCCTTCGCCATGGTTGCCATGATGCCAATCCGTGAGCTCGGCCTGGATCCTGAAAAAGTAAACATCCACGGTGGCGCGTGTGCCCAGGGCCACCCTGTCGGCTCTACAGGCTCTCGCTTGCTGGTTACTCTGATGTATGCGCTTCAGCGTTACGGTAAGAAAAAAGGCATCGCGGCTCTGTGCATTGGCGGTGGTGAAGCCACGGCTATGGCAATTGAGATGCTGTGA